One region of uncultured Desulfovibrio sp. genomic DNA includes:
- a CDS encoding response regulator — protein sequence MQKVLIVEDSRTTARFMAHNLKEQLGLSYECAEDRQQALKLLEDNPSQYFLALCDLNLPDAPNGEIVPAILARHIPVVVVSAHFDEDIYKRLMLQGVTDYIVKRTPDDMMYLMRVVSRLRANSGVEALIVDDSNLWCMQVSELLRRQRITAYTAGNGLEALQILKEHPGIRIVLADHYMPGMDGIKLTAAIRKTHTMDELSIIVISVGTDAGAQFLRSGANDYVFKTSSFEELLCRISMNLDIQDLIRKNRALAERDALTNLLVRRQFFSEAQEAVAEARKERRAMAAAMIDVDYFKQVNDRYGHLAGDIALRQLGGMLRDEFPEPYICGRYGGEEFCVVAPRMDKNDFARRLENFRTSVSSKPVQIGALSIAISVSIGMAEQKASDLESLINAADAQLYTAKREGRDRFIWQA from the coding sequence ATGCAGAAAGTTCTCATCGTTGAAGACAGCCGGACAACAGCGCGCTTTATGGCGCACAATCTCAAGGAACAATTGGGGCTTTCCTACGAATGCGCTGAGGATCGCCAGCAGGCATTGAAACTGCTGGAGGACAATCCCTCGCAGTACTTTCTCGCCCTTTGCGACCTCAACCTGCCCGACGCTCCCAACGGCGAGATTGTCCCTGCCATCCTTGCCCGGCACATCCCTGTGGTGGTGGTCAGCGCCCATTTTGACGAAGACATCTATAAGCGCCTGATGTTGCAGGGCGTTACCGATTATATCGTCAAGCGCACCCCCGATGACATGATGTACCTCATGCGTGTGGTGAGCCGCCTGCGCGCCAATAGCGGCGTTGAAGCCCTGATTGTGGACGATTCCAACCTCTGGTGCATGCAGGTATCCGAGTTGCTGCGGCGCCAGCGCATCACCGCTTACACGGCAGGCAATGGCCTGGAAGCCTTGCAGATTCTCAAGGAGCACCCTGGCATACGCATTGTGCTGGCTGACCACTACATGCCCGGCATGGACGGCATCAAGCTCACCGCCGCCATCCGCAAAACCCACACCATGGACGAGCTGTCCATTATTGTCATTTCTGTGGGTACGGACGCGGGAGCACAATTTCTGCGGTCAGGGGCCAACGATTACGTATTCAAAACATCCTCCTTTGAGGAACTTTTGTGCCGTATTTCCATGAATCTTGACATTCAGGATCTTATCCGTAAAAACCGCGCCCTTGCAGAGCGTGATGCCCTCACCAACCTGCTGGTGCGCCGTCAGTTTTTCTCTGAAGCGCAAGAGGCTGTGGCCGAGGCAAGAAAAGAACGTCGGGCCATGGCCGCCGCCATGATTGATGTGGATTATTTTAAACAGGTCAATGACCGTTACGGGCACCTGGCGGGCGATATTGCCCTGCGGCAGCTTGGCGGCATGCTGCGCGACGAGTTTCCGGAGCCATACATTTGCGGACGTTACGGCGGCGAAGAATTTTGCGTGGTCGCGCCGAGAATGGATAAAAACGACTTCGCCCGAAGGCTTGAAAATTTTCGCACTTCCGTTAGTTCAAAACCAGTGCAGATCGGTGCGCTCAGCATAGCCATTTCTGTTTCCATCGGCATGGCCGAACAAAAGGCCAGCGACCTCGAATCGCTCATCAATGCGGCCGATGCCCAGCTTTACACAGCCAAACGGGAAGGGCGCGACCGCTTTATCTGGCAAGCATAA
- the nspC gene encoding carboxynorspermidine decarboxylase codes for MHCQNLLFDPARIPSPCFVLDEAQLLANAATLGAVQERTGAKILLALKGYAAWATFPLLSRTKGHGPLWGACASSVDEARLAREDFGGEVHAFAAAWNRREMAELLTLVDHLVFNSIAQWREFAPAVTMQNKSRCPDRQIQCGLRINPEHSEGAAAIYNPCSPGSRLGIRPKDFDPAALEGISGLHFHTLCEQGADALERTLRAVEHHFGQWLPQCRWINFGGGHHITKPGYDLDLLCRCLTDWRDRYNAQIYLEPGEAVALDAGWLVATVLDVVQADMPVAILDIGVPCHMPDVIEMPYRPRVRYESAHVAELAGEAGEQAWTCRLAGKSCLAGDVAGEYSFNAPLVPGQRLVFEDMAIYSMVKTTTFNGLRLPSIGICEADASGDTRFRMLREFGYQDFRTRLS; via the coding sequence ATGCACTGCCAGAACCTTCTGTTCGATCCCGCCCGCATTCCTTCGCCCTGTTTTGTTCTGGACGAAGCGCAGCTTCTGGCCAATGCCGCCACTCTGGGCGCAGTTCAGGAACGCACCGGGGCCAAGATTCTTCTTGCGCTCAAGGGTTACGCAGCCTGGGCAACCTTTCCGCTCCTTTCGCGCACCAAGGGGCACGGCCCCTTGTGGGGAGCCTGCGCAAGTTCTGTGGACGAAGCGCGGCTGGCGCGGGAGGACTTTGGGGGCGAGGTGCATGCCTTTGCCGCTGCATGGAACCGGCGCGAGATGGCCGAGCTGCTTACCCTTGTGGATCACCTGGTATTCAACTCCATTGCCCAGTGGCGCGAATTCGCACCCGCAGTGACCATGCAGAACAAGAGCCGCTGCCCGGACCGCCAGATTCAGTGCGGCCTGCGCATCAACCCAGAGCATTCCGAGGGCGCAGCCGCCATCTACAACCCCTGCTCACCAGGCTCGCGTCTGGGTATCAGACCCAAAGACTTTGACCCTGCGGCCCTGGAGGGCATTTCCGGGCTTCATTTCCATACCCTGTGCGAACAGGGGGCAGATGCCCTTGAGCGCACCCTGAGGGCCGTTGAACACCATTTTGGACAATGGTTGCCGCAATGCCGCTGGATCAACTTTGGCGGCGGGCACCACATCACCAAGCCCGGCTATGATCTTGATCTGCTCTGCCGCTGCCTGACCGACTGGCGCGACCGCTACAACGCGCAGATATACCTTGAGCCAGGCGAGGCTGTGGCTCTGGACGCAGGCTGGCTTGTGGCAACAGTGCTGGACGTGGTGCAGGCCGACATGCCTGTGGCCATTCTTGATATCGGCGTTCCCTGCCACATGCCCGATGTCATTGAAATGCCCTACCGTCCGCGTGTGCGCTACGAATCAGCACATGTGGCAGAACTGGCAGGCGAGGCCGGAGAACAGGCCTGGACATGCCGCCTTGCCGGAAAATCTTGTCTGGCGGGCGATGTGGCCGGTGAATACTCTTTCAACGCGCCTCTTGTGCCCGGCCAGCGGCTTGTGTTTGAAGACATGGCCATCTACAGCATGGTCAAAACCACCACATTCAACGGTCTGCGCTTGCCATCCATCGGCATTTGCGAAGCTGATGCATCGGGCGACACGCGCTTTCGCATGTTGCGGGAATTTGGCTACCAGGATTTTAGAACGCGGCTTTCATAA
- a CDS encoding polysaccharide deacetylase family protein, producing MRFFFKQICLAACFFAVGLAAQSAQARVVEGNVIMDQPMRENLCALTFDDGPSINTPHLLDMLGEYGIPATFFMLGNQAERHPDIVKRVIAEGHEVGNHSYSHPNLRVVSLARKEEELRRTDTILRNLGASPQFMRPPYGSYDAATEKVAAGLGLSLMLWSMDSRDWQRLPDNYATLRNNRGTVYAPGTLRGIFLFHDSHKRTVDDLPRIIRDLRAGGCQRFVTVTDYLEGLMDPEPGLLMTRVKRGAPGMDEPSMVARHQVEGVHQSEELPPHSFPAGSADIPLARSSTPWQLEESPSPEMAGQAALPGTAAHPAQDAPQPAGSSAVQPREGSALSPAQAPAS from the coding sequence ATGAGATTTTTTTTCAAGCAGATATGCCTGGCGGCCTGCTTTTTTGCAGTTGGGCTTGCTGCCCAGTCGGCGCAGGCGCGTGTGGTGGAAGGCAACGTCATCATGGATCAACCCATGCGGGAGAACCTGTGCGCCCTTACCTTTGATGACGGCCCGTCGATAAACACGCCGCATCTGCTGGACATGCTGGGAGAATACGGCATCCCCGCCACGTTTTTCATGTTGGGCAACCAGGCCGAGCGCCATCCCGACATAGTAAAGCGCGTCATTGCCGAGGGTCATGAAGTGGGCAACCACTCCTATTCGCACCCCAATCTGCGCGTAGTCAGCCTTGCTCGCAAAGAAGAAGAACTGCGCCGCACAGATACCATATTGCGCAACCTTGGGGCCTCGCCCCAGTTCATGCGCCCGCCCTATGGCTCGTATGACGCCGCTACTGAAAAAGTTGCGGCCGGTCTTGGGCTTTCCCTCATGCTCTGGTCCATGGACAGCCGCGACTGGCAGCGCCTGCCAGACAATTACGCCACCCTGCGCAACAACAGGGGCACGGTCTACGCGCCGGGTACCCTACGCGGTATCTTTTTGTTCCACGATTCGCACAAGCGCACTGTGGACGACCTGCCGCGCATCATCCGTGATCTGCGCGCTGGCGGTTGTCAGCGTTTTGTGACCGTGACCGACTATCTTGAGGGGCTTATGGATCCCGAACCCGGCCTGCTCATGACGCGCGTCAAGCGCGGCGCACCCGGCATGGATGAGCCTTCCATGGTCGCCCGGCATCAGGTTGAAGGTGTGCATCAGTCAGAAGAACTGCCGCCGCACAGCTTCCCTGCCGGTTCGGCTGATATCCCTCTGGCGCGCAGCAGCACCCCTTGGCAACTGGAGGAAAGCCCAAGCCCTGAGATGGCCGGGCAAGCCGCATTGCCGGGCACTGCCGCGCATCCCGCGCAGGATGCTCCCCAGCCTGCTGGCAGCAGTGCAGTCCAGCCGAGAGAAGGCTCCGCTCTTTCCCCGGCGCAGGCTCCGGCCTCCTGA